One window of Rasiella rasia genomic DNA carries:
- a CDS encoding S66 peptidase family protein, which translates to MILPPNLMQGDTIGIVSTARKITETELKPFLSLLKEWKLQPLLGKTIGASDHQFAGSDALRTQDFQEMIDNPKVKAVWCARGGYGTVRMVDKLDFSKFIQNPKWIIGYSDVTVLHNTFQNLGIASLHAQMGLEIEKKTFETQQSIYNVLFGNEHTIQIPSEEPLNRLGTATGVLVGGNLSVLYSLMGSASAIDTKGKILFLEDLDEYLYHIDRMTQNLKRNGYFTNLKGLIVGGMTQMNDNSIPFGATANKIIYDAVKEYDFPVCFHFPAGHILDNRALVMGAKTKLNVREKNVTLSFIEKHD; encoded by the coding sequence ATGATTCTGCCCCCAAACCTAATGCAAGGAGATACCATAGGTATTGTCTCTACAGCTCGAAAGATAACCGAAACCGAGCTGAAACCATTTCTTTCACTACTAAAAGAGTGGAAGCTTCAACCATTACTAGGGAAAACAATTGGTGCTTCAGATCATCAATTTGCTGGTTCTGACGCACTGCGTACGCAAGATTTTCAGGAAATGATAGACAACCCTAAAGTAAAAGCTGTTTGGTGTGCTCGTGGAGGTTATGGAACCGTACGAATGGTGGATAAGTTAGATTTCAGTAAGTTTATTCAAAATCCAAAATGGATTATTGGTTATAGCGATGTTACCGTTTTACACAACACCTTTCAGAATTTAGGAATTGCCAGTTTGCATGCTCAGATGGGGTTAGAAATTGAGAAAAAAACTTTCGAGACGCAGCAATCTATTTACAATGTTCTCTTCGGAAATGAGCATACAATCCAAATTCCTTCCGAAGAACCACTAAATCGGTTGGGAACAGCAACAGGAGTATTGGTTGGTGGAAATCTTTCGGTTTTATATTCCTTAATGGGAAGCGCTTCAGCAATAGATACCAAAGGCAAAATTCTTTTTCTTGAAGATTTAGACGAATATTTGTACCACATAGATAGAATGACACAGAACCTAAAACGCAATGGATATTTTACTAATTTAAAAGGACTCATTGTTGGCGGGATGACCCAAATGAATGATAATAGCATTCCATTTGGTGCCACTGCGAACAAAATAATTTACGACGCCGTAAAAGAATATGATTTCCCTGTATGCTTTCACTTCCCAGCAGGACATATTCTTGACAATCGAGCGCTAGTTATGGGGGCGAAAACAAAATTAAATGTGCGAGAAAAAAATGTAACTTTATCATTTATAGAGAAGCACGACTAA
- the rpsB gene encoding 30S ribosomal protein S2 has protein sequence MADNKQVKELLDAGVHFGHLTRKWNPNMAPYIYMERNGIHIINLYKTTAKLAEANEALAKIAASGRKILFVATKKQAKDIVAEKVKNVNMPYITERWPGGMLTNFVTIRKAVKKMASIDRMKQDGTFMTLSKKERLAVDRLRAKLEKNLGSISDMSRLPGALFIVDTTREHIAVKEAQKLNIPIFAMVDTNSDPREIDYAIPSNDDASKSIEKIITSVTDAIAGGLADRKSEKGQDAKEAPAKKEAGAPKKAKAAKVAVEASKEEE, from the coding sequence ATGGCAGACAACAAGCAAGTTAAGGAACTCCTTGACGCAGGTGTACACTTTGGACACCTAACCAGAAAATGGAACCCAAACATGGCACCGTATATCTATATGGAGCGTAACGGGATTCACATCATCAACCTTTATAAAACCACTGCAAAATTAGCAGAGGCTAACGAAGCTTTGGCTAAGATTGCCGCTAGCGGACGTAAAATTCTTTTCGTAGCTACTAAAAAGCAAGCTAAAGACATCGTTGCTGAAAAAGTAAAAAATGTAAACATGCCTTACATCACTGAAAGATGGCCAGGTGGGATGTTAACTAATTTTGTTACTATTCGTAAAGCGGTTAAGAAAATGGCTTCTATCGATAGAATGAAGCAGGACGGAACATTCATGACTCTTTCTAAAAAAGAGCGTTTGGCTGTAGACCGTTTAAGAGCTAAGTTAGAAAAGAACTTAGGTTCAATTTCAGACATGAGTCGTCTTCCAGGCGCATTGTTTATTGTAGATACTACACGTGAGCACATTGCAGTAAAAGAAGCACAGAAATTAAATATTCCAATCTTTGCAATGGTAGACACAAACAGTGATCCACGCGAGATTGACTATGCAATTCCTTCTAATGATGATGCATCAAAATCTATTGAAAAAATTATAACAAGCGTAACCGATGCTATTGCAGGAGGTTTGGCAGATAGAAAGTCTGAAAAAGGCCAAGATGCTAAAGAAGCTCCAGCTAAGAAAGAGGCAGGAGCTCCTAAAAAAGCTAAAGCAGCTAAAGTAGCAGTAGAAGCTTCTAAAGAAGAAGAGTAG
- a CDS encoding DUF5916 domain-containing protein, producing MKGLTNLMFLLLFGIVGAQETETDVKLKKRSYTTTAVGALESPKIDGSITEPAWDLVAWTSDYVEFEPDNGTAPTEQTKMKIIYDDKNLYVAFKCYQKDPETIERRMGRRDDFPGDWVEINIDSYGDDRTGFSFTASASGVKGDEFISNNGNFDDSWNPIWYLDTKIDSDGWTAEMRIPLSQLRFSNADEQVWGIQSTRRYFKNEERSTWQPLPANPPGWVSEFGDLLGIKGIKPQKQLEIQPYTVAQLDTYEKEIGNPFRDGSDTKLTGGLDAKIGVTNDLTLDVTINPDFGQVDADPGAVALDGFEIFFQERRPFFVENKSVFDFQIGGDADNLFFSRRIGRSPQRSPFGATTAYIDQPNNTTILGAAKFSGKTKDGLTVGVLESVTAKEFADVIDVDGSESEELVEPLTNYLVGRVQQDFNDNNSYIGGIFTSAIRNMDDNVSFLHAQAYSGGLDFKHNWKDRTYYVEGSAVMSNVRGSAESILRSQTAITHLFQRVDADHVQVDPTRTQLTGTGGRFEFGKGGGGDWRYAIGGNFKSPELELNDLGFLRQADDIRQYAVLRRLFNKPTSWYRQANLRVSLSSSFDFEGNYNRIQYEIGGFVNWKNNWWSEVGAVHKPRIFVNTFLRGGPRWRYSDENYIFLFSGTDQRKKLSFSGGTVQSRSKQDNFSVYRYEINARYQPLNSLSLSLGVDYDDSPSKTQYVTERNFNGTPRYVLGAIDRETLSATLRVNYSINPNLTIQYYGQPFIFKAKFSDFNYVNDAIASDLNNRISLYDNSQISFEEGAYLVDEDLDGNTDYSFGDPDFAFVQFRSNLVVRWEYIPGSEIFLVWSQGVTGIGDPENSFNTIVDNQLLSQKPQNTFLVKATYRFVL from the coding sequence ATGAAAGGACTTACCAATCTAATGTTTCTACTTTTGTTCGGAATAGTAGGCGCTCAAGAAACTGAAACAGATGTAAAATTAAAAAAACGAAGTTATACCACTACGGCTGTAGGCGCTTTAGAATCGCCTAAAATTGACGGCTCTATTACCGAACCCGCTTGGGATTTGGTAGCGTGGACCTCAGACTATGTAGAGTTTGAACCCGACAATGGCACAGCACCCACAGAGCAAACGAAAATGAAAATCATCTACGATGACAAAAACCTATATGTAGCTTTTAAGTGTTATCAAAAGGATCCAGAGACCATAGAGAGACGAATGGGAAGGCGCGACGATTTTCCTGGCGATTGGGTTGAAATTAATATAGATAGTTATGGCGACGACCGCACCGGTTTTTCGTTTACGGCATCGGCGTCTGGGGTAAAAGGCGATGAATTTATTAGTAATAATGGAAACTTTGACGATAGTTGGAATCCAATATGGTATTTAGACACAAAAATTGATAGTGATGGTTGGACTGCCGAAATGAGGATTCCATTAAGTCAGTTACGCTTTAGCAACGCAGATGAACAGGTTTGGGGTATTCAATCTACACGAAGATATTTTAAAAATGAAGAGCGCTCTACATGGCAACCATTACCAGCAAACCCACCAGGCTGGGTAAGTGAATTTGGTGATTTACTGGGAATTAAAGGAATAAAACCTCAAAAGCAATTAGAAATTCAGCCCTATACTGTAGCCCAACTAGACACCTACGAAAAGGAAATTGGAAATCCTTTTCGCGATGGTAGCGACACTAAGCTCACTGGAGGCCTCGATGCTAAGATTGGAGTGACGAATGACCTTACCTTAGACGTTACTATAAATCCAGATTTTGGACAAGTAGATGCAGATCCAGGGGCCGTGGCCTTAGACGGATTTGAAATCTTTTTTCAAGAAAGGCGACCCTTTTTTGTAGAGAATAAAAGTGTTTTCGATTTTCAGATTGGTGGAGACGCAGACAACCTTTTCTTTTCAAGACGTATTGGGCGAAGTCCGCAGAGATCACCATTTGGAGCGACTACAGCCTATATAGACCAACCAAATAACACAACAATTTTAGGTGCTGCAAAATTTAGTGGAAAAACAAAAGACGGTTTAACTGTTGGTGTTTTAGAAAGTGTAACAGCAAAAGAATTTGCAGATGTTATAGATGTAGACGGGTCAGAATCTGAAGAATTGGTAGAACCTTTAACCAATTACCTAGTAGGTCGTGTTCAACAAGATTTTAATGATAATAACAGCTATATAGGTGGAATTTTTACCAGTGCAATCCGTAATATGGACGATAATGTGTCATTTTTGCACGCCCAAGCCTATTCTGGCGGATTAGATTTTAAGCATAACTGGAAAGACAGGACGTACTATGTAGAGGGAAGTGCGGTTATGAGTAACGTTCGCGGAAGTGCAGAATCTATATTGCGCTCACAAACTGCAATTACACATTTATTTCAAAGAGTAGATGCAGATCACGTACAAGTAGATCCAACCAGAACTCAGCTCACTGGAACCGGAGGTCGTTTTGAGTTCGGAAAAGGTGGCGGTGGAGATTGGCGTTACGCTATAGGCGGAAATTTTAAATCACCAGAGTTAGAATTAAACGATTTAGGTTTTTTACGACAGGCCGATGATATTAGACAATACGCGGTGTTACGAAGACTTTTTAATAAGCCAACCAGTTGGTACAGACAGGCAAATTTAAGAGTGTCATTGTCTTCTTCATTCGATTTTGAAGGAAATTACAATCGCATTCAATATGAAATTGGCGGTTTTGTAAACTGGAAGAATAATTGGTGGAGTGAAGTTGGGGCGGTTCATAAACCTAGAATTTTTGTAAACACGTTCTTAAGAGGAGGACCACGGTGGCGCTATAGCGACGAAAACTATATCTTTTTATTCTCAGGAACAGATCAGCGTAAAAAGTTAAGTTTTAGTGGAGGTACTGTTCAATCTAGGTCAAAACAAGATAATTTTAGTGTATATCGGTACGAAATAAATGCCCGATACCAACCACTAAATAGCCTAAGTTTATCGTTAGGAGTAGATTACGACGATAGCCCCAGTAAAACACAATATGTTACCGAGCGCAATTTTAACGGAACTCCTCGATATGTTTTAGGTGCTATAGACCGAGAAACCTTGAGTGCTACACTACGCGTAAATTATAGTATAAATCCGAATTTAACCATTCAGTATTACGGACAACCATTCATTTTTAAAGCGAAATTTTCTGACTTTAATTATGTTAATGATGCAATTGCAAGCGATTTGAATAATCGTATTAGCTTATATGATAATTCTCAAATTTCTTTTGAAGAAGGTGCTTACTTAGTAGATGAAGACTTAGATGGTAACACAGACTATTCTTTTGGAGACCCCGATTTCGCTTTTGTGCAGTTTAGAAGTAATTTAGTTGTGCGTTGGGAATATATTCCGGGCTCAGAGATTTTCTTGGTATGGAGCCAAGGAGTAACAGGAATAGGTGATCCAGAAAACAGTTTTAATACTATTGTAGACAACCAATTGCTAAGTCAGAAACCACAGAATACCTTCTTAGTAAAAGCAACGTATCGATTTGTTTTATAA
- a CDS encoding virginiamycin B lyase family protein: MKKLIYCIACACGSIIVMHAQTVSTISELEPDDAITFDSQGAVYAASFEEGAIYKFTPQGVASTFITGLNNANGIEFDSNDALYVNDWDANELLRYFIDGTLDTSISISGNPSGMLKAIDNDDMIYTRYGANTINRITPEGIITQISDASELDGPVGLAYDENGNLYVGNYNDRKIYRVGTNGVLSFVATVGGSSNLGFITFGHGRLWGTVLGEHKIYTINHNAVNDVTLFAGSTAGNQDGDISQATFSQPNGIRFNASETTLYVTDFGTKNLRIIDDVILSIPSETVALSTVVLHPNPSSEYLHIKGLNHTAMYTITFTSMEGKILKEVMLKGGRDKGAKTISVSDLAAATYLVTITTDVGSITKQWIKE; the protein is encoded by the coding sequence ATGAAAAAATTAATCTATTGTATTGCATGTGCATGCGGAAGTATAATTGTAATGCACGCCCAAACCGTATCAACAATTTCAGAATTAGAACCAGATGATGCCATCACATTTGACAGTCAGGGTGCTGTTTATGCCGCAAGCTTTGAAGAAGGAGCCATCTACAAATTTACACCTCAGGGAGTTGCAAGTACCTTTATTACGGGTCTAAATAATGCTAATGGCATCGAGTTTGACAGTAACGATGCCCTGTATGTAAACGATTGGGACGCCAATGAGCTGTTAAGGTATTTTATTGATGGGACTTTAGATACTAGTATTAGTATTTCTGGAAACCCTTCAGGAATGTTAAAGGCTATAGACAACGACGATATGATCTATACGCGATATGGTGCAAATACAATTAACCGAATAACCCCAGAAGGCATAATAACACAAATTTCAGATGCTTCAGAATTAGACGGTCCGGTTGGTCTAGCTTATGACGAAAACGGAAATTTATATGTAGGTAATTACAATGACAGAAAAATATACAGAGTAGGTACAAATGGAGTACTTAGCTTTGTAGCCACTGTTGGGGGAAGTTCGAATCTGGGTTTTATAACCTTTGGCCATGGAAGATTGTGGGGTACAGTGTTAGGAGAACACAAAATTTATACGATTAATCATAATGCCGTAAACGATGTAACCTTGTTTGCAGGTAGTACTGCTGGTAATCAAGATGGAGACATTTCCCAAGCAACTTTTAGCCAACCCAATGGTATTCGCTTTAACGCTTCAGAAACTACTTTGTATGTAACCGATTTTGGCACAAAGAATCTTAGGATAATAGATGATGTTATTTTAAGCATACCTTCGGAAACCGTAGCACTATCAACTGTTGTTTTGCATCCTAATCCGTCTAGCGAATATTTGCATATAAAAGGATTGAACCATACAGCAATGTATACCATAACGTTTACTTCAATGGAAGGTAAAATTCTTAAGGAAGTTATGCTGAAAGGGGGTCGAGATAAGGGAGCAAAAACAATTTCTGTTTCAGACCTAGCAGCCGCAACTTACTTGGTTACCATAACAACAGACGTAGGCTCGATAACAAAACAATGGATAAAAGAATAG
- the rplM gene encoding 50S ribosomal protein L13: MDTLSYKTVSANKATVTKEWLLVDADGQTLGRLASEVAKLLRGKHKPSFTPHVDCGDNVIITNAAKIKLTGNKWEAKEYIRHTGYPGGQRSLTARELFGKDPARLVEKSVKGMLPKNKLGAAIFRNLKVYADDNHGQEAQKPRVINLNDNK; this comes from the coding sequence ATGGACACATTGAGTTACAAAACAGTATCTGCCAATAAGGCAACCGTTACAAAAGAGTGGTTGTTGGTAGATGCGGACGGGCAAACATTGGGTCGTCTTGCAAGTGAAGTTGCTAAATTACTTCGCGGAAAACACAAACCAAGTTTTACTCCACACGTAGATTGTGGCGACAACGTAATTATTACGAATGCTGCCAAAATCAAGTTAACAGGAAACAAATGGGAAGCTAAAGAATACATTCGCCACACGGGTTATCCAGGCGGGCAACGTTCTTTAACTGCTAGAGAATTGTTTGGAAAAGACCCTGCTAGACTTGTAGAAAAATCTGTAAAAGGAATGCTACCTAAAAACAAATTAGGCGCTGCAATTTTCAGAAATCTAAAAGTTTATGCAGATGACAACCACGGTCAAGAAGCACAAAAACCCAGAGTAATTAACCTTAACGACAATAAGTAA
- the rpsI gene encoding 30S ribosomal protein S9, producing the protein METIHKIGRRKTAIARVYLSEGKGNITINKRDLEKYFTTATLQYKVKQPLMLTDNETTFDISVNVFGGGITGQAEAIRLAIARAMCTLNDENRGILKPEGLLTRDPRMVERKKFGQKKARKKFQFSKR; encoded by the coding sequence ATGGAGACAATTCACAAAATTGGAAGAAGAAAGACCGCTATTGCACGTGTATACCTTTCGGAAGGAAAAGGAAACATTACCATTAACAAGCGTGATCTTGAAAAATATTTTACTACAGCTACACTACAGTATAAAGTGAAGCAACCACTAATGTTAACAGATAACGAAACAACTTTCGATATTTCTGTAAATGTTTTTGGTGGTGGTATTACTGGTCAGGCAGAAGCAATTCGCTTGGCTATTGCACGTGCTATGTGCACACTTAATGATGAGAACAGAGGTATCTTAAAGCCAGAAGGATTATTAACACGTGATCCAAGAATGGTTGAACGTAAGAAATTCGGTCAGAAGAAAGCTCGTAAGAAATTCCAGTTCTCTAAGCGTTAA
- a CDS encoding helix-turn-helix domain-containing protein, whose product MTISFELIDIIIFIGICQGIFLSLTLQRITNNNKRANTILSLLLIAATVMLLGRFIYSEYLNEWVFLLSMGVDSIIFLFGPLFLMYTSRLLFYERTKKTLPLIHYLPFASILLLFFILLVVHTPSSYWQAFEDGKLKVMFLVISGTALLLNSYYLIRSFLLLKEFKETEKKVFSFEQGPLRYLYAFHLAFALCLLVWWFSYLNWALFNTYFTYLGYDSVWIAISLCIYVIGYFSLKQPELFRIPVLEKVTQKRDRLSADEVRILDEKLNSLMSNERLFLENDLTLQQVALQLKTSTNNVSWLLNKVYRTTFYDYINGYRIKEFVERVKNKEHLQHTILALSMDVGFNSKSTFNKAFKQTMNDTPSNYIKKNTAA is encoded by the coding sequence ATGACAATCTCGTTTGAACTTATTGATATTATCATCTTTATTGGCATCTGTCAAGGTATTTTTTTATCTCTTACACTTCAACGTATAACAAACAATAACAAAAGGGCCAATACAATACTCTCATTGTTATTGATTGCTGCAACAGTGATGCTTTTGGGTAGATTCATATATTCTGAGTATCTAAATGAATGGGTATTCTTACTTAGTATGGGTGTAGATTCAATTATATTTTTATTTGGCCCACTATTTTTAATGTATACTAGTCGCCTTTTGTTTTACGAGCGTACCAAGAAAACATTACCGTTAATTCACTATTTACCATTTGCCTCCATATTGCTATTGTTTTTCATACTCTTGGTGGTACACACCCCGAGTAGCTATTGGCAAGCCTTTGAAGATGGAAAGTTAAAGGTTATGTTCTTGGTTATTTCAGGCACGGCGCTATTGTTAAATTCGTATTACTTAATCCGATCTTTTTTATTGTTAAAAGAGTTTAAAGAAACAGAGAAAAAGGTGTTTTCTTTTGAACAAGGTCCGTTGCGCTACTTATATGCTTTTCATTTGGCATTTGCATTGTGTTTATTAGTGTGGTGGTTCAGTTATCTGAACTGGGCATTGTTCAATACGTATTTTACGTACCTTGGATATGATAGTGTTTGGATTGCTATTTCTCTATGTATTTATGTGATAGGGTATTTCAGCTTAAAGCAACCGGAGCTTTTTAGAATTCCTGTGCTAGAAAAAGTAACGCAAAAAAGGGATCGATTGTCGGCAGATGAGGTGCGTATACTTGATGAAAAATTGAATAGTCTAATGAGCAATGAGCGGCTTTTTTTGGAAAATGACCTGACGTTGCAACAGGTGGCGCTTCAACTTAAAACATCTACAAACAATGTGTCGTGGTTGCTCAATAAAGTATACCGTACCACTTTTTACGATTATATTAATGGGTATCGAATAAAAGAATTTGTTGAGAGAGTTAAAAATAAGGAACATCTTCAACATACAATTCTCGCCCTTTCAATGGATGTGGGTTTTAACTCAAAATCTACTTTTAATAAAGCGTTTAAGCAAACCATGAACGATACTCCTAGTAATTATATAAAAAAAAATACGGCAGCGTAA
- a CDS encoding YraN family protein, which produces MADHNELGILGEELATKYLLRSGFAILERNWRFQKAEIDIIAQKEEGTIIFVEVKTRNSAFFGNPQDFVTPSKIKLLVKAANEYLISNQLDVEARFDIVAILKNSKEERIEHFENAFYHF; this is translated from the coding sequence ATGGCAGACCATAACGAACTGGGTATTCTTGGAGAAGAACTGGCAACAAAATATTTACTGCGCAGTGGTTTTGCCATTTTAGAAAGAAACTGGCGATTTCAAAAAGCTGAAATCGATATTATTGCCCAAAAAGAAGAAGGCACCATCATTTTTGTTGAAGTTAAAACTAGAAATAGCGCCTTCTTTGGCAATCCACAAGATTTTGTTACACCTTCTAAAATAAAGTTGTTGGTAAAGGCGGCAAACGAATATCTAATTTCTAATCAGTTAGATGTTGAAGCTCGTTTCGATATTGTTGCCATTCTTAAAAACAGTAAAGAAGAACGCATTGAGCATTTTGAGAATGCATTTTATCATTTTTAG
- the tsf gene encoding translation elongation factor Ts encodes MVKVTAAEVNELRKKTGAGMMDCKKALVEAEGNMEEAINILRKKGQKIAEKRADRDSSEGAVVSKINDANTRGVVVSVNCETDFVAKNDSYKELAQQIADVAINVNSKEELLAADFDGMTVEEKLIEQTGVIGEKIEIGGFETLEAPFVGTYIHGNKIGALTGLSAAIDNAAEVAKNVSMQVASMGATTLSYKDFDPAYVAAETEARIAVIEKDNIELGRLGKTLKNVPQFISRAQLTEEAMAQAEADAKEQLKAEGKPEQIWDRILPGKMERFVSDNTTLDQEQCLLDQNYIMDDKKSVAEYVADQGVEVIGFKRVTLA; translated from the coding sequence ATGGTAAAAGTAACCGCCGCAGAAGTAAACGAATTAAGAAAAAAAACCGGAGCTGGTATGATGGACTGTAAAAAGGCATTAGTTGAAGCAGAAGGTAATATGGAAGAAGCAATTAACATCCTTAGAAAAAAAGGACAAAAAATTGCTGAAAAAAGAGCAGACCGTGACTCAAGCGAAGGGGCTGTTGTTTCTAAAATTAACGACGCTAACACAAGAGGTGTTGTGGTGTCGGTAAATTGTGAAACTGATTTCGTTGCAAAAAATGATAGTTACAAAGAGCTAGCTCAGCAAATTGCAGATGTTGCAATTAACGTGAACTCTAAAGAAGAATTGCTTGCAGCAGATTTCGACGGAATGACTGTTGAAGAAAAGCTTATCGAGCAAACAGGAGTTATTGGTGAGAAAATTGAAATTGGTGGTTTTGAAACATTAGAAGCACCTTTCGTAGGAACATACATTCACGGAAACAAGATTGGAGCCCTTACAGGACTGTCTGCAGCCATCGACAACGCCGCAGAAGTAGCTAAGAACGTGTCTATGCAAGTTGCCTCTATGGGTGCTACTACACTATCTTACAAAGATTTTGACCCTGCATACGTCGCTGCTGAAACCGAAGCTAGAATCGCTGTTATTGAAAAAGATAATATCGAGCTTGGTCGTCTAGGAAAAACACTTAAAAATGTTCCTCAGTTTATCTCAAGAGCGCAACTTACAGAAGAAGCTATGGCACAAGCCGAAGCAGACGCTAAAGAACAGTTAAAAGCTGAAGGAAAGCCTGAGCAAATCTGGGACAGAATTCTTCCTGGTAAAATGGAACGTTTTGTAAGTGACAATACTACATTAGATCAAGAGCAGTGTCTTTTAGACCAAAACTACATCATGGACGACAAGAAATCTGTTGCTGAATACGTTGCAGACCAAGGTGTAGAAGTAATAGGATTTAAAAGAGTTACTCTAGCATAG